In Nicotiana tabacum cultivar K326 chromosome 11, ASM71507v2, whole genome shotgun sequence, a single window of DNA contains:
- the LOC107819792 gene encoding mavicyanin-like — protein MGAKKLLVVAVAAILFTAAMVAGADDQVHHVVGEDRGWDPSSDVASWSSGRVFRVGDKIWFTYSAAQESVVELRNEEEFASCDVTNPIKMYTDGLDKISLEGEGIRYFASGNTESCKNGLKIPVKIQPKEQNVAQNIGSMAVAAGPTLPSASTNLNGLSYLLVVGLSICFLGL, from the exons ATGGGTGCAAAGAAGCTACTGGTTGTGGCGGTGGCGGCGATTCTTTTCACGGCGGCGATGGTGGCCGGAGCTGATGATCAAGTGCACCATGTGGTCGGAGAGGATAGAGGGTGGGACCCATCTTCTGATGTTGCTTCTTGGTCCTCTGGTAGAGTTTTCAGAGTTGGTGACAAAATCT GGTTCACCTACTCGGCAGCTCAAGAGAGTGTAGTGGAGCTGAGAAACGAGGAAGAATTTGCATCGTGTGATGTCACAAATCCGATCAAGATGTACACGGACGGCTTAGATAAGATCTCGCTCGAAGGAGAAGGAATCAGGTACTTCGCTAGTGGGAACACAGAGAGCTGCAAAAATGGGCTGAAAATACCTGTGAAAATCCAGCCCAAAGAGCAAAACGTGGCCCAAAATATTGGATCAATGGCTGTAGCAGCTGGGCCGACATTGCCTTCTGCTTCAACAAATTTAAATGGGCTTTCTTACCTTTTAGTTGTTGGATTATCAATCTGCTTTTTGGGCCTTTAG